The window CCGCCAGGGTGATGCCGGCCAGGCGCTGATCGAGGATGCGGTTGGCTTCCTCCATCACATCGTCGAGGGCGCGGTTGACGGCGATCTCAACCAGGCAACCGGGCGATTCCTCCCTCGCGCCCAGCGTCACCAGGCGCTCGCCCAGCGCCTGCTGGACCTGGAGCAGGCTGATCTCCTCCATCGGCCGCGCCAGCGACCAGCCACCGCCGTGTCCCTTGGTGGACGTGACGATGCCCGCCTCGCGCAGCCCGGCGAAGGTGCGGCGGATGACGACGGGATTGGTGTTGACCCAACCGGCGATCTCTTCCGAGGTCATCGGTGCGTCGGTGCGTTGGCCCATGTGCAAGAGAATGTGCAGGGCAATGGAGAGGCGGTCGCTGCGTTTCATGTAACTTATATTATTACGTAACAAGGGATGCGTCAAACCCGCAAGATATTCCCGTATCACTGGCTACGTATTCAGTTCGCAGCTCAACCTCGTCGCAACATCTTGCCAAGCTGCGCAACAGCGGCACGCGTGATATCGCGGCCTGTCCCCCGGATAGGGGATAATAGCGCCCACTCTCGTTTCAGCCTCATCTGGCTCATCATTGGAAATACGCCATGGAAATCAAAGTCAACTTCCTCGACAAGCTGCGTCTTGAAGCCAAGTTCGACGACTTTACCGTCATCGCCGACCAGCCTATCCGCTACAAGGGAGATGGCTCGGCGCCTGGCCCCTTCGACTACTTCCTGGCGTCCTCGGCGCTGTGCGCAGCCTACTTCGTGAAGCTGTACTGCAATACGCGCAACATTTCCACCGAGAACATCCGGCTGTCCCAGAACAATATCGTCGATCCGGAAAACCGCTACCAGCAGACCTTCAAGATCCAGGTGGAACTGCCGGCCGACATCGAGGAGGCGGATCGCCGCGGCATCTTGCGCTCCATCGAGCGCTGTACCGTCAAGAAGGTGGTCCAGCAAGGGCCGGAATTCGTCATCGAGGAAGTGGAAAGCCTGGACGCTGATGCGCAATCCCTGCTGACCCTCAAGCCCGAGGCCGGTGTGAGCACGCACATCCTGGGCAAGGATCTGCCGCTGGAACAGACCATCGCCAACATGTCGGGCTTGCTGGCCGAACTGGGCATCAAGATCGAGATCGCTTCCTGGCGCAACATCATTCCCAATGTATGGTCGCTGCACATCCGCGACGCGCACTCGCCCATGTGCTTCACCAACGGCAAGGGCGCCACCAAGGAAAGCGCGCTGGCCTCGGCCCTGGGCGAATACATCGAACGCATCAGCAACAACCACTTCTACGCCGGTTCCTACTGGGGCGAGGACATCGCCAACGCCGAGTTCGTGCATTACCCCAATGAGCGCTGGTTCAAGCCCGGGCGCGGAGACAAGCTGCCCAAGGAAATCCTGGATGCGTATTGCCTGGGGATCTACAACGCCGATGGCGAGCTGCGCGCTTCGCATCTGGTCGATACCAATTCCGGTAACGCAGAGCGCGGTATCTGCTCGCTGCCTTACGTACGCCAATCGGACGGCGAGGTGGTGTATTTCCCGTCGAACCTGGTCGAGAATCTCTTTGTCAGCAACGGCATGAGCGCCGGCAATACCCTGCCCGAAGCGCAGGTGCAATGTCTCTCCGAGATCTTCGAGCGCGCGGTCAAGCGTGAAATCCTGGAAGGAGAGATCTGCCTGCCCGACGTGCCCCAGGAAGTGCTGGCGAAATACCCCGGCATCGTCGCAGGCATCCAGGGCCTGGAAGAGCAGGGTTTCCCGGTGCTGGTCAAGGATGCCTCGCTGGGCGGCGTCTATCCGGTGATGTGCGTGACCTTGATGAACCCGCGCACAGGCGGCGTCTTTGCCTCCTTCGGCGCCCACCCGAGCTTTGAGGTGGCGCTGGAGCGCAGCCTGACCGAACTGCTGCAAGGGCGCAGCTTCGAGGGTCTCAACGATCTGCCCCAGCCGACCTTCGAGAGCAATGCCGTGACCGAGCCTAACAACTTCGTCGAGCACTTCATCGATTCGTCCGGCATCGTGTCGTGGCGCTTTTTCAGCGCCAAGCCACACTACGAGTTCGTGGAATGGGATTTCTCCAGCCAGGGCGACCATGCCAACGCCGAGGAGGCCGCTACCCTGTTCGCCATCCTCGAGGACATGGGCAAGGAAGCCTATGTCGCGGTGTACGACCAACTGGGCGCCACGGCTTGCCGTATCCTGGTGCCGGGCTATTCCGAGGTGTATCCGGTGGAAGACCTGATCTGGGACAACACCAACAAGGCACTGCTGTTCCGCGCCGATATCCTGAACCTGCATCGCCTGGACGACGAGGCCCTGGCCGCCCTGCTCGACCGCCTGGAAAACAACGAGCTGGATGAGTACTCCGATATCGCCACCCTGATCGGTATCGACTTCGATGAAAACACCGTCTGGGGCCAGCTCACCGTGCTCGAGCTGAAGCTGCTGATCCACCTGGCCCTGCAACAGTTCGAAGAGGCGCATGAACTGGTTGGCGCCTTCCTGCAGTACAACGACAACTCGGTCGAACGCGGTCTGTTCTACCAGGCCCTCAATGTCGTGCTGGAAGTGGAACTGGATGAGGAATTGGCGCTGGAAGACTACGAGACCAACTTCCGCCGCATGTTCGGTAACGAGCGCATGGACGCCGCCATCGGATCGATCACCGGAAGCGTGCGCTTCTTTGGCTTGACGCCGACCAGCATGAAGCTCGAAGGCCTGGACCGCCATCAACGCCTGCTCGACAGCTATCGCAAGCTGCACAAGGCGCGCGCCAGGTTTGCGCAAGCGGCTGCGGCGGCCTGATCCGGACCATCAGACGGGGCTTTGCCTGCTTCGCAAGAGGCGGCGGCCCCGTGCTCTCTTCCCCCTCCCTGTTCCTTTCGCTTCCTCACCAACCTGGCTGCGGTCTGCACGTAAGCGTTTCTCCTACTGGCTTGTCAGAGTTCCTGAACATGGCTTTTAGGGAAACGCCTGATCCCGCGCTACAGGTCACCGTTCCATAATTCTCTGTCGGTCCCATTTCTGCGGGCCACTTCTTGTGGGTTCGCACATGCATGGAGCGTCGGGCACTTCTACCGTACTGGTTGTTGAAGACAATAGCGAAGTCCGGGCGCTTTATTCTGAAGTGCTAAGGAGCGACGGATACCGCGTGCTCGAGGCGGCGAATGGGACACTGGCCCTGAGCGTCCTGTTTGATCGCCCGGGAGACGTGGACGTGATCCTGACCGACCTGCGGATGCCGTTGATGGACGGTCTGGAGTTGGCTGAAACACTAAAAGCGGATGAACGATTTTCGGCAATACCCCTCGTACTGTTAAGCGCCACCCCGATGACGAACTCCTGGCATGCGAGAAAGAACTTCGCCGCCTTGCTGACCAAGCCCTGTCCATTGAATCTGCTGCTTTCAACCATTGAAGCCGTGCTCTAGCCAGCGATCGTTTTGCAATCGATGTCAGGGTGAGCGGATCTGGTCGCGCCATCCGCTCGTCCACGCCCCGCTGCGGCTGTAGCACCTCCACGATTTACTCCTTGAAGAGATGGGTCAGCACATTCAATAACTAACAAGAGAAAAAGCTATGTCTGGAAGACCGATCCTACGATTGTCCGACTTCATTCGTTCGCGCATGGAACCCATCCTCGAAGCCTGGGAGGCATTTGCAAAGACGATTCATCCTCCTGCCTTGACGATGGATTCGAAAGCCTTGCGCAATCACGCTTCGCTGATGCTCGCAGCCATTGCCGACGATCTGGAGAAGACACAGACCGAGGAGCAGGAGATCGCGAAGTCGGAAGGACGGGCGCCCGCCCACGCTGACGACACCGCAGCGGAGACCCACGCCATCGCCAGGTTGTTGTCGGGGTTCAGCGTTGAACAGCTGGCTTCCGAATATCGGGCGCTCCGTTCCAGCGTATTGCGGCTGTGGGCGAAGGAGTGGAAAGAAGGATATGAAACCAACGTGGATGACATTACGCGGTTCAACGAGGCGATTGATCAGGCCCTCGCGGAATCGCTGGCCCGCTATACGAAGCTGCTGGATCAGTCGCGCAACCTCTTCCTGGCCATATTGGGACACGACCTGCGCAACCCGCTGGGGGCGACCATCCACGGCGCGCAGATCATGCTGCTGGCAGAGGATATCGACGATAGGCACCGCAAGATTGCGGCGCGCATCTACAACAGCGGGCAACGCATGAGCAAGCTGGTCGCCGATCTGCTCGACTATACCCGGACCCATCTGGGATCTGGACTGCCACTGGAGATCAGCTCCGCCAACGTGGGTGACATCGCGCAACGTGTCATTGACGAAATCTCCACGTCACACCCCGACAAAGTCATCACCTTGAAGACGTCGGGCGAGCTCAATGGAGAATGGGACAAGGAGCGCATTGCGCAGGCCATTTCCAATCTGCTGGGCAATGCCGTGCAGCATGGCGCCACTGGCGAAGCGATCAAGGTAGAAATTTCGGCTTCTCGAGGTGAAGTCCATGTGGCCATCAACAATAAAGGCCCCCTGATCCCCGAGGAAAAGCTGCATACGATATTCGACCCGCTCGTGCGCCTCGTCGCCAATGGCGGAGAAGGATCCGGGCAAGGCGGCAGCATGGGACTTGGGCTCTATATCGTCAGAGAGGTGGCAAGCGCCCACGGCGGCTCCGTTACGGCAAGCTCCTCGACGGCAGAAGGCACCACCTTCACGATCCGACTGCCACGCGATCCATCGAGGCGGCCGGCGGACCACCAGGCATCACCGCAGGTCCGTCACTGGGAAGGCGACAAGTGAGCTGACGCCTCCTCAGCGCACCCACCCTTTCGCATCCTTTCGCATCACTGGATCAACGCCACCCGCCCTCCATGCGGATATCGCCGCTGCCCAGAACATGGGTCCGGATAGTCGTCGGCCTGGTCAGCAAGGTGATATCCCCGCTTCCCTGAAGCGACAGGTCTGCTTCTTCGCTAGGGCCAAGCTTGACCTCCCCTGAACCGACCACCTTCACGGTGGCGCGCAGGTGTTCGAGCAGGCTCAGGTCGATCTCGCCCGAGCCCATCACGTTCGCCGTCACGTGTTGCGCGCGTCCTGCGACCCGGATGTCGCCGCTGCCACAGAGCTCCAGGCGCAAGGCAGCCTGGGAGACGTTGAGCAAACGCAGATCGGCGCTACCCACCGTTGACCAGGTTTCGATGGCAGGGCCTTCCAGCTCCAGCCGAAGATGGTTGCTATGGAACAGACGCCATTTGAAGCGGCCACGCAATTGCTGGCTATCCAGGCGCACGTGTTCGATCAGCCACGCTGGGCCACGCAACACCGCCCGCGCCTGTTCGGCGGGTCGCCAGGACACTTCTGCGGGCAGGCGGATGACCATGCGGGAACCTGGTATCCAGGCCAGTTCGCGCTCGGTGTTGTCGCCCACGCGCTGGCGGCGCTGCCTCATGCCAGTCCAGAAACGTTTTACCGCCCCAAGCCATCCACCCGCCTCATCGCGCAAATCTGCGAGGTGTTCGCGGCCCAGCCACACGGGATCGCCCAGCGCTGCCGCCGTGGCCTCCTCGCTGCGGCCACTGGCGGAGGATTCATCGAAATGGTTGCGATAGTCCGCAAGGATGTCGTCGATCTCACTGGGCGCAGCGCCGTGCAAGGCGCTGCGTAGGGTTCGCAGGAACTCTTCCTTATTCATGGGTGACTCCGAGGATGGAATTGACGGAGGCAGTGAAGCGCTGCCAATCCTGTTTCTGGGCCGTCAGCGACAACAAGCCTGCTTCGGTGAGACGGTAGTACTTGCGCGAAGGCCCGCTCTCGGACTCCTGCTGGTAGCTGTCGACCAGGCCGTCGGTCTGCAGGCGGCGCATCAATGGATAGATCGTCCCTTCCCCCATGTCGACCGCCTGCGCAAGATTGCGCGCCAGGTCATAGGCGTAACTGTCACCCTGGGCGAGCAAGGCCAGCACGCAGAGCTCGAGCACGCCTTTCTTCAACTGGCTGGGGATGTGATCGGCCATGGCCTGCTTCCTTCTGTTCAAGTGAGGTATAGCTTATAGCAAGCTACCTTGCATTGCAAGTTAGCTTGCCCCATCGGTGTTTGGCTGACTAGGCAAGCCACCTGGCATGCCTCTCACCCATCTTGACCTGACCAGCGCTAGCGCATATCCAGTCGGTCGCGCAGCCGATTACGCATCAGATCCGAGGCAGTTTGACGCAGGGCATGGACGTATCTGCCACGCGTTTCCAAGTGCGTTGCTTGGTGAAAGTGTTCAGCGCGAGCTGGCGGGTCGCACAGGCGAGAGACGACCCTTGGAACGGATGTTCCCGGACCGAGTTAGCTGGGGTAGGAAGGATCGTATGATCCGAAGATGGACCTTCGCAAACCGAAACGTACACTACTGACACTCAATTCGCAGATCGGTGATGAATCCCTCTCTGCGCTCAAGTGCTGATAATGCTTCCGATCCAAGGTCTCGCGCGACCAGGTTCATCAGGCCCTCGGAAAACACTACGTATGCACCTATGCTGTTGCTGAAGAAGCTGCTTTCGTGGGGCACAAAGAAGGCGTACTTCGCAGAAGACACTAACGGAGAGGCGCGATTGTCTGTGAGGGCGATCACATTCAAACCAGCGTTACTGGCCGCTTGAGCTACCTCGGCGACGATGCGGGTATAGGGTGAGACGCTGGCCACGACGAGCACATCGCCGCGTTGCAACTGAGCCAAGCCCTCAGCGATACCCTGCCCTGGCGCATCCAGAAGACTGACTTCCGAACGTATCATTCCGAGCCCGTAGCAGAGAAAACTCGCCAGTGAGTGCATCTGGCGAACACCATAAATGCGGACATGTCTGGCGCGGGCCAATAACTTTACGGCGCCACGCAATTCAACTGCGGAGAGCTGCGCCAAGCAACTCTCCATGTTTCGCGCTGATTCCGCAGCAAGCTGCGCCACGGCCAGAACATCACCTTCATGGCGCCCAGGTCCGTCGGTGATCAAGCGCTGCGCCTGCTGGCTGTAGAAATTACGGTGCGAGCTGGCCAGCCCATCCCTGAAAACGTTCTGAAAATCGACGAATCCGCTATATCCTAGCCTTGTCGCCAGTCGGGTCAATGTTGATGCATTGACCCCCAACGAGGCAGCCAGGTCAGTAATACTGCGAACAGCGACTTCCTCGGGACGCTCAACCAGCTTCGCCAAGACTGCATGCGCCTTAACGCCCAGTGAGAATTCCGCTTTTCCACGTCCTATACGGACGGTCAAAGAACGCAGCTCCTCAACTGTTCGCGGAACGGAATCGTCTCGCGATTCAGTCGTGCTTGCACGCTTAATCTTGTTTTTCAGCTCTGCGGCCATCGATCATATGGAATTGCGGTGGTCCATTTCTGGAAGAATAGACCTGCCATTCTATTCGATTCCGGGAAACACGGATATCAGCCGTGGCCAACGTATTCTCGTGATCGCAATCATCGGACGCATCCCGATAAATTGGGAAATTCTGGTTATCTTGATTGCGCAGGATCGCGAGCGCATCTTTACTGGGATCGGCTGAGTCGGCGAGCAGTTGGTCACCGACGATTTGCCGCCATCCAGAAGACCCGGTAATTATTTGCGGACGATCACGCAATGACCGATGAATCATATGGTTTGCATGCAGCGAGGGAGCCTCTACCACTTGAATCGAACAATGCGTATCGATGAATTCCACACTCAGCAAATCAGGAGAATCACGATGCGCCAAAGTCAGATGGAATCCTCCTGCACGAGGCGACTCATTTAACAGACGTGTGGCGCCGGCAAGATCCCGCTCGCCTAGAAGAGCACGGACCAGGACCATCCGAGGCACGCCTGCTCCGACATGCAATCCGCGTAGATTATTGACGGTCACAGCCAAACCTGAATCCGTCACGGCGATTGTATGACCAGGTAACGATGCAGGATATACAAACGAGGAAAATTTGACGCCGCCCACATCCATTTCTGCGATTGCGCAGTGCCCCGCGAAACCAGGATCTCCATCCTCATTGTGAACCAGTCCCCTGACATCTCTGCCAGGAAGAAGAACTGTCGTGCATCCGTCTGGAGTCATCGCCAGGACATCACCGCGACAATTCCAAAGAAAGACATCCTTGAGAGGCAGCCCCAACCCATGGGCCATGCCTTCAAGCTCCCGCCAGCAACTCGGATGCCTCTCCCGCACCAGCGCTTCCATGTGCGCAAGCTTGTCGCTATCGCGCCAGCACATGACCTTATGCCAGGCGGGACTATGGATGAGGTGCTCATGTACGGCCTCTCTGCCATATTCTCCTAGCGCCAGACCAGCGTCATATGGCGTTCCAGATATCTTCAGGTATTTCAGCATAGTGGTGTTACTCGACATGTTTCAAGAATTCGCGCAGCCTGGGGTTGCAGGAATTTTCTATAAGTTCACCCGGGTTTCCGTCAATTGCAATATGACCGTTCTCCATGAAAATCAGACGTGTCCCAACCCTTCTCGCGAAAGAGATTTCGTGAGTAACGACGATCATAGTCATGCCTTCCTCCGCCAGTGATTGCATGACGCGCAGAACTTCCTGGCGAAGCTCTGGATCAAGCGCCGAGGTCGGCTCATCGAACAACATCAACTTGGGACGTACGGCAAGTGCGCGTGCAATGGCGACTCGTTGTTGTTGGCCACCTGACAGTTCATTCGGATAATGATGTTTCCGCTCAGCGAGGCCGACCTTGGCCAGAAGTTCACTAGCCAGGGCATTGGCCTCTTCCGAAGAAGCGCCTCTCACATGGCGCGGACCAAACGCCACATTTTCCAATGCCGTCAGCTGCGGAAAAAGATTGAACTGCTGAAACACCATTCCAGCTTCCTGCCGGATCGCACGAACGCTCGAGCTTCCACTGAGTACGCTGATACCGTCTACCAGAAGATCGCCACCATCGATCTCCTCCAGAGCATTGATACACCGTAGCAGCGTCGACTTCCCCGAGCCGCTGGGACCGATCAACACCACGACCTCTCCTTTGCGGATGGTGAGATTGATACCATCCAGCACCACGTTGCTGCCGAACCGCTTGCTCACCGATTTGAATTCAACCATCGCCGCTTCGGCGATCAATGTCCGCTCTGGTTTTTGTTGATTCATCATAGGATCCGCATCCTCTTTTCGAAGGTCCGCAACGCGTATGTCATTACACCGATCATGCACAGATAAATGGCGGCCACAGCAATCCAGATTTCAACCGCTCGGAAATTTGCCGCCATGATCTCTTGACCTTGCCTGGTAAGTTCTCCGACGCCAATGACGATGAACAGCGATGTGTCCTTCAGGCTGACGATAAACTGATTGCCCATTGCCGGCACCATCCGTCGTATTGCCACCGGGCCTATCACGAACGCAAGGACTCTCCACACCGGAAGGCCCAAAGCAAGGCCAGCTTCTCGCAATCCACGTGGCACTGACAAGAAAGCTCCACGGACGATCTCGGCAATATAGGCCCCCGAGTTGACAACAATTGAAGTGACCGCTGCCGTCATGGGATCTACGCGTATTCCCAGGAGCACCGGCAAAGCGAAGTAGATGAACATCACTTGCACGACGATCGGTGTCCCTCGGACGAACTCCACATACCCAAAACCAATTCCCTTCAATAAGGTATTGCCGTATGCACGCATCAGTCCAGCCAAGAGGCCGACCAGCGTGCCGCCAACCAGGCCTGCGGCCGTGATCAGCACCGTGACCTTCGCCCCTTCCAAGAGCGCAGGCAACGAATCAGTAATGACCGAAAAATCGAAATCCACCGTCTATCTCCCCAATTTCCTCTGCGCGCCTCACTGCTTCGGCGGCTCCGCTCCGAACCACTTGCGGTAGATTTCCGCATATCGCCCATCCGCCTTGATCTTGGCCAGAGCGGCATTGACCTTCGGCACCAAAGGGCTACCTTTGGGGAAACCGATCCCGTACTGATGCGCCATCATCTGGGTACCGACAACTTTTGCCCTGCCTTTTCCTGCAGTAGCGATGTAGTACAGGACATTCGGCGTATCGTGCATCGCCGCGTCCACGCGGCCCGTCTGCAATTCAAGATATGCGTTATCGATATTGGGGAACTGATGCAACTCGGTTGCCTTGAAATTTGCCTTCGCGTAATCAAATGCGGAGGTTCCGCTTTTAACCGCGAGCGCCTTGCCAGCCAGATCCGCGACACTCTTGATGGAACTGCCGACCGGCACCATCAGCGAGAAACCGCTGTCGTAATAACCGTCAGAAAAATCAATCACCTTCTTCCGCTCGTCCTTGATGGTGATACCCGCCAGAGCCACGTCAACATTCTTGGTCTGAAGCGCAGGAATAATGCCGTTGAAGTCCATGGGCTGCAGCTTGTATGTCACCCCGATGTCCTTTGCAATGGCGTCCCAGAGATCGATGTCAAATCCCACGTATTGGTTACGGTCCTTGAATTCGAAAGGAACGAAGGCGGTGTCACAGGCCACGACAAGAGTCTCCGCTCGGGCACTGGCGCCAACAACGGATAAAGCTACCAACGACGCAAAAACCAGCTTTGCAAAAGGCAATTTCATGATGAACCTTTCAAAAGGGAGGGAAGCAAAGAGCAAGGATCTACAAGTGCATTTGCGACGCAAGCACACAAGCAAGTATAGTTGCACGCAAACGAATAATGCAAAATTATTTGCATATATATTTCTATCGGCTGTACGGGGACTATAGGCGCCCAAGCCCGCAGACTTTTGTAGGGCAGATGCTGCTGGGCGTGGACTATTTGGGGCAGGGAGGACCGCATGAGCGCACGACTGCCTTCCAAGCCAGTGGAAAATGAGGAAACTCGCGACGCTCAGTCACGCGAGTCAATCCACACCAACAGCATCGTCATGCTTGCAGAGCTCCCCCCTGGGCAACGATATCGATGCGTACGGGCGTATCGGCTATATCAGTCGCTGGGCGGAGTGGTGAGCCAATCAAGACGTAGCCGCCTGGCGTACAGGCGTACGGATCGCAGTACGGGGACGTCAGTGCGAAAGGATCTTTGAGAGAAACTGCCTGCTACGCGCTGAGTGATCGCCTCCGCCAGCAAAGAAATCATCCTTGCTGCGGTCTTCGACGATGCTGCCCTGATCCATGAAGATCACACGATGCGCAACCATGCGGGCGAATCCCATTTCATGGGTAACACACACCATGGTCATGCCTTCCTGCGCTAGCTCGACCATGACGTCCAGTACCTCGTTGACCATTTCCGGATCGAGTGCCGAGGTGGGCTCGTCGAACAACATGCAAATAGGATCCATGGCCAGAGCGCGGGCAATCGCGACGCGCTGCTGCTGCCCTCCGGACAACTGACCAGGATATTTTCCGGCATGTGCTTTCAGGCCGACACGCTCTAGATATTTCATGCCGTGCTGGTGAGCCTCATCCTTCTTCCGGCCCAGTACCTTTATCTGCGCCAACGTCAGGTTCTGGATGATCGTCAGATGTGGAAACAATTCAAAATGCTGGAACACCATGCCGACCCGCGAGCGTAATCTGGGCAGGTTCGTGCTGCGGTCGTTGACCTTGACGCCATCGATCGTGATGCTGCCTTCCTGAATCGGCTCCAGCGCATTGATGGTCTTGATCAGTGTCGACTTGCCTGACCCCGAAGGTCCGCACACCACCACCACTTCTCCTTTGGCAATGACGGCGTTGCAAGCGGAGAGCACCTTGAAGTCGCCGTAGTACTTCGATACATCTTGCAGCGTGATCATGTTGCAACTTTCTTCCTGTAACGCTTGACCATGAGCGACATGGAAAAGCAGATGATGAAATACACCGCACCTGCGACAAACAGCATTTCGATGATGCGGCCATTGCGCTCGCCAATGCTGTAGGCACGTCCGAAGAAATCGGCCAATGCACTGACATAGACCAGCGACGTATCCTGGAAGAGGACGATACCTTGCGTGAGCAGAAGCGGCACCATGTTGCGGAAGGCCTGGGGCAGGATCACCATGCCCATGGCTTGCGGATACGTCAGGCCCAATGCATAGGCGGCGGCCATCTGTCCGCGCGATACGCTATTGATGCCGGCGCGGATGATCTCGGCGTAATATGCCGCTTCAAACAACGCGAACGCCACCAGGGCCGAAGTCATGCGCAGGTCGTTGGCCGGCGACAGACCGAACAACTTTTGCAGCAACTGGGGCACGATCAGGAAGAACCACAACAACACCATCACCAGCGGGATGGAGCGGAACAGGTTCACATACCCTGCGGCAAACCATTGCAAGGGACTATGCCTGGACAAGCGCATCATCGCCAGCAGCGTACCCCAGACCATGCCGAACACAATCGCGACCAGCGTGATCTTGAGCGACACCAGCAAGCCATCGCCGAGCACCCTGAGTGCCGCCGGTGTCACCGCACTG is drawn from Herbaspirillum seropedicae and contains these coding sequences:
- the glnH gene encoding glutamine ABC transporter substrate-binding protein GlnH, with translation MKLPFAKLVFASLVALSVVGASARAETLVVACDTAFVPFEFKDRNQYVGFDIDLWDAIAKDIGVTYKLQPMDFNGIIPALQTKNVDVALAGITIKDERKKVIDFSDGYYDSGFSLMVPVGSSIKSVADLAGKALAVKSGTSAFDYAKANFKATELHQFPNIDNAYLELQTGRVDAAMHDTPNVLYYIATAGKGRAKVVGTQMMAHQYGIGFPKGSPLVPKVNAALAKIKADGRYAEIYRKWFGAEPPKQ
- a CDS encoding amino acid ABC transporter ATP-binding protein, with product MITLQDVSKYYGDFKVLSACNAVIAKGEVVVVCGPSGSGKSTLIKTINALEPIQEGSITIDGVKVNDRSTNLPRLRSRVGMVFQHFELFPHLTIIQNLTLAQIKVLGRKKDEAHQHGMKYLERVGLKAHAGKYPGQLSGGQQQRVAIARALAMDPICMLFDEPTSALDPEMVNEVLDVMVELAQEGMTMVCVTHEMGFARMVAHRVIFMDQGSIVEDRSKDDFFAGGGDHSARSRQFLSKILSH
- the gltK gene encoding glutamate/aspartate ABC transporter permease GltK, whose translation is MAYEFDFSAVTPAALRVLGDGLLVSLKITLVAIVFGMVWGTLLAMMRLSRHSPLQWFAAGYVNLFRSIPLVMVLLWFFLIVPQLLQKLFGLSPANDLRMTSALVAFALFEAAYYAEIIRAGINSVSRGQMAAAYALGLTYPQAMGMVILPQAFRNMVPLLLTQGIVLFQDTSLVYVSALADFFGRAYSIGERNGRIIEMLFVAGAVYFIICFSMSLMVKRYRKKVAT